In one window of Cydia fagiglandana chromosome 10, ilCydFagi1.1, whole genome shotgun sequence DNA:
- the LOC134667851 gene encoding mucin-2-like gives MRARHSLVSAMEHARLSSLLVIALLQLSQTEISNTLPESWYAANVINDGSYSPKPLSEIFSTQSTFSSANPIVVLQSTTPDPILFTTPSSSTSTSRPNDRITEISVVPLPTEQPAQPQSTESVTSQSPPIIFADTPTAPPRLPELSQFQQPPAPPSPPPVLSAPQQIQIQTAPQGAPQVTPPPPTSNTLPPVTTTFSSFPPFTSTSSSFVSVTSTSSSFAPVTSTSLSFAPVTSTSSSFAPVTSTPFSLPPVTSTPFSLPPVTNSTSFSVPPVISTLSPAVPSTKNSPQAPCTNSSRSGPQLPSFRIRLVAPSGSVTKVEINPPITTTTRRPTTTRTRRTRNNYDGCVSGCGGRKIPICASPSGVSPIDPNRLKGFPSVCHMACHNSFRKTLYEKVADGRCGQLRTRIRPLGSKNKLKKDELQKATYTVVQAGPSVIEFSPLNS, from the exons TGTTACAACTCAGCCAAACTGAAATCTCAAACACTCTACCAGAATCATGGTACGCCGCTAACGTTATAAATGATGGATCATACTCACCGAAGCCCTTATCTGAGATATTTTCAACGCAATCAACTTTCTCTTCGGCCAATCCAATCGTCGTGCTACAATCCACCACACCAGATCCGATTTTGTTCACGACACCCTCAAGTTCAACATCGACAAGCAGACCGAATGACAGAATAACAGAAATATCCGTTGTGCCCTTACCGACTGAACAACCTGCTCAGCCACAGTCGACAGAGTCAGTGACGTCGCAATCTCCACCGATCATATTTGCTGATACGCCGACAGCGCCACCACGGCTTCCCGAATTATCTCAGTTCCAACAACCACCCGCCCCGCCTTCGCCCCCACCAGTCTTATCAGCTCCCCAGcaaattcaaatacaaacaGCGCCGCAAGGAGCGCCGCAAGTAACACCACCTCCTCCTACCTCTAATACACTTCCACCAGTTACGACTACCTTTTCTTCATTTCCACCATTTACGTCTACATCTTCTTCATTTGTATCAGTTACATCTACCTCTTCGTCATTTGCACCAGTAACATCTACCTCTTTGTCATTTGCACCAGTAACATCTACCTCTTCTTCATTTGCACCAGTCACATCTACCCCGTTTTCACTTCCACCAGTTACGTCTACCCCCTTTTCACTTCCACCAGTTACCAATAGTACCTCTTTTTCGGTTCCTCCAGTAATTTCTACCTTGTCTCCAGCAGTGCCTAGCACTAAGAATTCCCCTCAAGCACCCTGCACAAACAGCTCAAGATCAGGCCCTCAGCTTCCATCATTCAGAATTCGCCTGGTAGCTCCAAGCGGATCGGTGACCAAAGTCGAAATCAATCCTCCAATTACAACCACCACCAGAAGGCCCACTACGACGCGAACTCGAAGAACGAGGAACAATTACGACGGTTGCGTCAGCGGGTGCGGAGGAAGGAAGATCCCTATCTGTGCCAGTCCCTCGGGCGTGTCTCCCATCGACCCCAACAGACTTAAAGGATTCCCATCAGTGTGCCACATGGCGTGCCACAACTCATTTAGGAAGACTT TGTACGAAAAGGTGGCTGATGGCCGATGCGGCCAACTACGCACGCGAATCAGGCCCCTTGGCTCCAAAAACAAGCTCAAGAAGGACGAACTCCAGAAAGCTACATATACTGTCGTTCAGGCAGGCCCGTCAGTCATCGAGTTTTCACCCTTGAACTCTTAG
- the LOC134667849 gene encoding cyclin-dependent kinase 8, with amino-acid sequence MGDNFQNKTMAPVMMDYDFKIKTQNERSKVEDLFDFEGCKVGRGTYGHVYKARRKDGSDTKDYALKQIEGTGLSMSACREIALLRELKHSNVINLIRVFLSHTDRKVWLLFDYAEHDLWHIIKFHRAAKANKKSVMVPKGMVKSLLYQILDGIHYLHSNWVLHRDLKPANILVMGEGPERGRVKIADMGFARLFNAPLKPLADLDPVVVTFWYRAPELLLGARHYTKAIDIWAIGCIFAELLTSEPIFHCRQEDIKTSNPYHHDQLDRIFNVMGFPQEKDWEDIRKMPEHATLVKDFKRSNYQNCSLGKYMDRHKIKPDSKAFSLLQRLLLMDPNRRITSEMAMQDPYFSEDPLPTQDVFSGCPIPYPKREFLTDDDQDDKSDSKARQNQQQQQQNNNQQNQVQANNHDHGASNAKRMRMPGPNQGNNTGGGAPQDFHQQQMMFGQQQQGNQQQGNFQQRF; translated from the exons ATGGGTgacaattttcaaaataaaacaatggcTCCGGTTATGATGGActatgattttaaaataaagacTCAAAACGAGCGGTCAAAAGTCGAGGATCTGTTTGACTTCGAAGGTTGCAAGGTTGGCAGAGGGACTTACGGGCACGTCTACAAGGCAAGGAGGAAAGACGGCTCGGATACAAAAGACTACGCGTTGAAGCAAATCGAGGGCACGGGATTATCGATGTCTGCTTGTCGAGAGATTGCG CTACTCCGGGAGTTGAAGCATTCAAATGTGATAAACCTCATAAGAGTTTTCTTGTCACACACGGATCGGAAGGTGTGGCTGCTGTTTGACTATGCGGAGCATGATCTGTGGCACATCATCAAGTTCCACAGGGCTGCAAAGGCTAACAAAAAGTCTGTTATGGTTCCTAAGGGCATGGTCAAGAGTTTGCTGTATCAGATTTTAGATGGGATACATTATTTACATTCCAACTGGGTTTTACATAGAGACTTG aAACCAGCAAACATTCTAGTGATGGGTGAGGGCCCTGAGCGGGGCAGGGTAAAGATTGCAGACATGGGCTTCGCCCGACTGTTCAATGCCCCATTGAAGCCCCTTGCTGACTTGGATCCAGTGGTGGTCACCTTCTGGTACAGGGCACCAGAACTCTTGTTAGGGGCACGACATTATACTAAAGCTATTG ATATTTGGGCCATAGGCTGCATCTTTGCTGAGCTACTCACGTCCGAGCCGATATTCCACTGCAGACAGGAAGACATAAAGACCAGCAACCCGTACCACCATGACCAGCTGGACAGGATATTCAATGTCATGGGCTTTCCGCAGGAGAAGGACTGGGAAGACATCAGGAAGATGCCAGAGCATGCTACTCTAGTCAAAGATTTCAAAAGATCTAA TTACCAAAACTGCTCACTAGGAAAATATATGGATAGACACAAGATCAAGCCAGACAGCAAAGCATTCAGTCTATTGCAAAGGCTTCTGTTGATGGACCCAAATAGGAGAATAACGTCGGAAATGGCAATGCAAGATCCGTACTTTTCCGAAGATCCATTGCCCACTCAG gatGTATTTTCTGGATGCCCCATTCCCTATCCAAAGAGGGAGTTCTTGACTGATGACGACCAGGATGACAAGAGTGATTCAAAAGCGAGACAAAACCAACAACAGCAGCAACAAAATAAT AATCAGCAGAATCAGGTGCAAGCCAATAACCATGACCACGGAGCCAGCAACGCAAAACGAATGAGGATGCCAG GTCCGAATCAAGGCAACAAtacgggcggcggcgcgccgcagGACTTCCACCAGCAGCAGATGATGTTCGGGCAACAGCAGCAAGGCAACCAGCAGCAGGGCAACTTCCAGCAACGCTTCTAG
- the LOC134667852 gene encoding HIG1 domain family member 2A, mitochondrial — protein MTTEPEPTDLDWVQLRKDMGRAHHGETMKEKFSRKFEENPFVPIGCLATAGALSYGLWSFRQGRSKMSQTMMRLRIVAQGFTITALIAGVMLAAKK, from the exons ATGACGACTGAACCAGAGCCGACCGATTTAGATTGGGTGCAACTGCGCAAAGATATGGGAAGAGCGCATCATGGGGAAACGATGAAAGAAAAATTTTCAAGAAAATTTGAGGAAAATCCGTTCGTCCCTATAG GCTGCTTAGCAACTGCTGGTGCATTATCATATGGGCTTTGGTCATTCAGGCAAGGCAGATCCAAGATGTCTCAAACTATGATGCGTCTCCGCATTGTAGCACAAGGATTCACTATTACGGCTCTCATCGCTGGAGTAATGTTGGCAGCAAAGAAATga